The Paenibacillus sp. MBLB1832 genome has a window encoding:
- the rimI gene encoding ribosomal protein S18-alanine N-acetyltransferase: MEQRQPQITPDTLVFRSMTMDDIPYICEIEQEAFTTPWTRGAFENELLNNQFAHYMIMDIGGEVAGYGGMWLIMEEAHVTNIAVKHTYRGQKLGERLLRELMKTSAFLGAIRMTLEVRTSNIVAQNLYEKLGFRSVGVRRGYYTDNREDAVVMWADLPKRGRKDSLSD; the protein is encoded by the coding sequence ATGGAGCAGCGACAACCGCAAATCACCCCAGACACGTTGGTCTTTCGTTCAATGACGATGGACGACATTCCGTATATTTGCGAAATCGAGCAGGAAGCCTTTACAACGCCTTGGACGCGGGGAGCTTTTGAGAACGAGCTGCTGAATAATCAATTCGCCCATTACATGATCATGGATATCGGTGGCGAAGTGGCTGGTTATGGCGGCATGTGGCTCATTATGGAGGAGGCTCATGTCACGAATATCGCTGTGAAGCATACGTATCGGGGGCAGAAGCTCGGCGAACGATTGCTGCGCGAATTGATGAAAACCTCCGCATTTCTAGGTGCGATCCGAATGACGCTTGAGGTGAGGACCTCGAACATTGTGGCGCAAAATTTGTACGAAAAACTAGGCTTCCGTTCCGTTGGCGTACGCAGAGGCTACTATACAGACAATCGCGAGGACGCTGTCGTCATGTGGGCAGACCTGCCCAAACGTGGTAGAAAGGATAGTCTCAGTGACTGA
- the tsaB gene encoding tRNA (adenosine(37)-N6)-threonylcarbamoyltransferase complex dimerization subunit type 1 TsaB, which translates to MTEREMKQGRCLAIDTSTSAMTVAILENGHLLGEISSHAERNHSIGLLPHIQDLLARLGMKPRDLRFVAAGQGPGSYTGVRIAVSVAKTFAWSLGLDLIGISSLEAMALGGSVKNDYLTDGITWVIPLMDGRRKQAFTAVYRYEGATAITADRAPDASWTEVLADGIRVIGAWTEQVLTLAKSNTSEAPTHIVFVGETAGFATELERFASEFTGQVSVIPYGIEAEYIGLLAHPRYARGERADVHTFVPNYTRLPEAEANLLSGLQTKKGEL; encoded by the coding sequence ATGACAGAACGTGAAATGAAACAAGGTCGATGCCTAGCCATCGACACATCAACATCAGCCATGACCGTGGCTATTTTGGAAAATGGTCACCTTCTTGGCGAGATTAGCTCCCATGCGGAGCGGAATCATTCCATTGGGTTGCTGCCGCACATTCAAGATTTATTAGCTCGGTTAGGAATGAAGCCACGTGACCTTCGTTTCGTCGCAGCCGGACAAGGGCCAGGTTCGTATACGGGGGTTCGAATCGCAGTTTCCGTAGCGAAAACATTTGCTTGGTCACTAGGATTAGACCTAATTGGTATTTCGAGTTTAGAGGCAATGGCTTTAGGTGGTTCTGTAAAGAACGACTACCTGACAGATGGGATCACATGGGTGATTCCACTTATGGACGGCCGGCGTAAACAAGCATTTACAGCGGTGTATCGCTACGAAGGGGCAACCGCGATTACAGCTGACAGAGCGCCTGATGCAAGTTGGACGGAAGTGCTGGCTGACGGGATTCGGGTCATCGGTGCATGGACAGAGCAGGTGCTTACTCTCGCTAAGAGTAACACGTCTGAAGCCCCAACTCACATCGTGTTCGTTGGTGAAACAGCGGGCTTCGCAACGGAGCTTGAGCGTTTTGCAAGTGAATTTACAGGCCAGGTTAGTGTGATTCCATACGGCATCGAAGCTGAATATATTGGACTGCTGGCTCATCCGAGATATGCTCGAGGAGAGAGGGCTGACGTTCATACCTTTGTGCCGAATTATACAAGACTGCCAGAAGCGGAAGCGAATCTACTCTCGGGTCTGCAGACGAAGAAAGGGGAGCTTTGA
- the tsaE gene encoding tRNA (adenosine(37)-N6)-threonylcarbamoyltransferase complex ATPase subunit type 1 TsaE, with translation MRSLTTTTYRFHSLHEEDTDRLGRLLAAYLRPGTVVTLDGDLGAGKTRFSQGFAKAMGISEHVNSPTFTIIKEYEGAELPFYHMDMYRISQEEADELGLEDYFYGAGVTLIEWSSLIEDLLPPDRLRITITQEGDLTRVFHLTPYGSPYEDWCARMKENGHLQ, from the coding sequence ATGAGATCACTGACTACTACCACGTATAGGTTTCATTCTCTGCATGAGGAAGATACAGATCGACTCGGACGTCTGTTGGCTGCCTATTTGCGGCCAGGGACGGTTGTCACGTTAGACGGAGATTTAGGCGCGGGCAAAACGAGATTCTCCCAAGGCTTTGCAAAGGCGATGGGGATTTCGGAACACGTGAATTCGCCTACGTTCACCATTATCAAAGAATACGAGGGAGCCGAGCTCCCTTTCTACCATATGGATATGTATCGCATTTCGCAAGAGGAAGCCGATGAATTAGGCTTAGAGGATTATTTCTACGGAGCGGGCGTGACTTTGATTGAGTGGTCAAGCTTAATTGAAGACCTACTGCCGCCGGATAGACTGCGTATCACGATCACCCAAGAGGGAGATCTAACCCGTGTATTCCACCTGACGCCATACGGCTCGCCGTATGAGGACTGGTGCGCACGCATGAAGGAGAACGGACATTTACAATGA
- a CDS encoding H-type small acid-soluble spore protein: MNVHRAQEILAAEEKIDVECSGVAVWIDSVDSGKGLVKIHAEQNPSDARVVPAQELEEVQ; the protein is encoded by the coding sequence ATGAACGTTCACCGCGCTCAAGAAATTTTAGCTGCCGAAGAGAAGATTGACGTAGAATGTAGCGGAGTTGCCGTCTGGATCGACAGTGTGGACTCTGGCAAAGGTCTTGTTAAAATTCATGCGGAACAAAATCCCTCAGACGCTCGCGTCGTTCCCGCGCAGGAGCTTGAAGAAGTCCAATAA
- the ku gene encoding non-homologous end joining protein Ku: MHTVWKGAISFGLVHVPVKMFSATEDKDISMRYIHKTCITPLSYVRKCQTCEKEVEWEEITKGYEYEPGRFVLFEKDELETISGETNKEIKILDFVNLTDIDPVYFQKTYYLGPGDTGAGAYNLLLDSMRQTGKIGIAKVSIRSKSSLAAIRVIENCLAMETIFYPDEIRPISQVPNLPDKVVVNEREMEMAKMLISQLSTPFEPEKYQDEYRARLLEAIDHKVAGEEVQSSPEVQKTSIVDLMAALQASLDATKAPEEKVVLGEDASLTMEKSATKKPAAKPRARKAKEPVT, encoded by the coding sequence ATGCATACGGTGTGGAAAGGCGCGATTAGCTTCGGGCTTGTTCATGTGCCTGTTAAAATGTTTTCGGCCACGGAGGATAAGGATATCTCCATGCGCTATATTCACAAAACTTGTATTACACCGCTATCCTATGTGCGGAAATGCCAGACTTGCGAGAAAGAAGTAGAGTGGGAAGAGATCACGAAGGGCTATGAATACGAGCCTGGACGCTTCGTCCTTTTTGAAAAGGATGAGCTTGAAACGATCTCTGGCGAGACCAACAAAGAAATCAAAATTCTCGACTTCGTCAATTTGACGGATATTGATCCTGTTTATTTTCAAAAGACATACTACCTCGGCCCTGGCGACACTGGCGCTGGCGCGTACAATCTGCTGCTCGACTCGATGCGTCAAACGGGTAAAATCGGGATCGCTAAGGTGTCGATCCGCTCCAAAAGCTCATTAGCTGCGATTCGTGTCATCGAGAATTGTTTGGCGATGGAGACGATTTTCTATCCCGATGAAATTCGTCCAATTTCGCAAGTACCTAACCTGCCGGATAAGGTCGTCGTGAATGAACGAGAGATGGAAATGGCGAAAATGCTGATCAGTCAGCTCTCTACCCCTTTTGAGCCGGAGAAGTATCAGGATGAATATCGCGCTCGGTTACTGGAGGCCATCGACCACAAAGTTGCTGGCGAAGAGGTGCAGTCCTCACCTGAGGTGCAGAAGACAAGTATCGTTGATCTGATGGCGGCCCTGCAAGCGAGCTTGGATGCAACCAAAGCGCCAGAGGAGAAAGTCGTGCTGGGCGAAGATGCATCGTTAACGATGGAAAAGAGTGCAACGAAGAAACCCGCGGCGAAGCCTCGAGCGCGTAAGGCCAAGGAGCCCGTCACCTAG
- a CDS encoding ATP-dependent DNA ligase: MEVKPVVPFEPIQLETLPTGPNWVAQIKWDGVRMLTYYDGQEVQLWNRRCHARSEQYPELLDIQSYCSAKSVILDGEIIAFDGIKPTFHEIMKRESLRKKQSIERAIAQTPVTYMIFDILMCNGKWLLDQPLSARQQVLHEVIRPSTQFQLTPNMPDGNQLYEVMKQHGMEGVVMKDLNTTYALGGKDKRWIKKKIFHDLHAIIGGVTLRAGIVNAILLGLFDREGRFMYIGHAGTGKLSRAEWRDLTTRVEPLVIAQKPFVNEPERSKEAIWIKPTFTAKIQYMEWTAGGTMRHPSIQAFTQVALAGCTFDQLG, encoded by the coding sequence ATGGAGGTTAAACCTGTGGTTCCGTTCGAGCCGATTCAATTGGAAACTCTGCCGACAGGGCCGAATTGGGTTGCCCAGATCAAATGGGATGGCGTCCGCATGCTGACCTATTACGATGGGCAGGAGGTTCAATTGTGGAACCGCCGCTGCCATGCGCGATCTGAACAGTACCCCGAACTGCTGGATATCCAGTCCTATTGTTCCGCGAAATCGGTTATTTTGGACGGGGAAATCATTGCGTTTGATGGAATAAAACCGACCTTCCACGAGATCATGAAGCGTGAATCCCTTCGCAAGAAGCAAAGTATTGAGCGCGCCATCGCTCAGACGCCAGTCACTTATATGATTTTCGATATCCTCATGTGTAATGGCAAATGGCTGCTGGATCAGCCGTTATCCGCCAGGCAGCAGGTCTTGCATGAAGTCATTCGACCGAGCACGCAATTCCAGCTTACGCCTAATATGCCAGATGGCAATCAACTCTATGAGGTGATGAAGCAGCACGGTATGGAGGGAGTGGTCATGAAGGATCTGAACACTACCTATGCGCTAGGTGGAAAGGATAAGCGGTGGATCAAGAAAAAAATCTTCCATGATCTCCACGCGATCATCGGCGGTGTCACGCTTCGCGCAGGTATCGTGAATGCTATCCTGTTAGGTCTGTTTGATCGGGAGGGGCGCTTCATGTACATCGGACATGCAGGAACAGGTAAGCTCAGCCGCGCGGAGTGGCGCGATTTGACTACACGTGTCGAGCCGCTCGTGATTGCACAGAAACCATTTGTGAATGAGCCGGAGCGGAGTAAAGAAGCCATATGGATTAAACCAACATTTACGGCCAAAATCCAATACATGGAGTGGACCGCGGGCGGCACGATGCGCCATCCGAGTATACAGGCGTTCACACAGGTGGCGTTAGCTGGATGTACATTTGATCAGTTGGGGTGA